A stretch of Nonomuraea africana DNA encodes these proteins:
- a CDS encoding MFS transporter → MRTLLLVGMVARIPATATAMALTLHVVNLPGLGFTQAGMVAMASTIGMAVGSPLSGRFVDRHGLRPVLAVTTVAQAAFWSTAWLLPFAALVPAAGVAGLLALPVFSVIRQCLAAMVPVEQRRMGFSLDSMLVELSYMTGPALAVAGITSLGSTWTMALIAAGLVCAGVALIALNPPIRSAEELKAATGKVSRRQWLTPSLIALLGTVTAATFILTATELSLVATIEHAGQTEWIGLAVAIWCVYSLVGGFVYGGLPRGFSVLVLTGLMGALTIPVGLVGGDWRWLLVALVPAGVLCAPALSSSVDTLSRWTPAAARGEAMGLHGTALLIGGASSAPIAGAVIDAHGPAWAFAVAGLVGVVMVLVALPFWNRAPEAEPMPEPVRVSS, encoded by the coding sequence GTGCGGACGTTGCTCCTGGTCGGCATGGTCGCGCGGATCCCCGCCACGGCGACGGCGATGGCGCTGACGCTGCACGTGGTGAACCTCCCGGGGCTGGGGTTCACCCAGGCCGGGATGGTCGCCATGGCCAGCACCATCGGCATGGCCGTCGGCTCGCCGCTGTCGGGAAGGTTCGTCGACCGGCACGGGCTGCGTCCCGTGCTGGCGGTCACGACGGTCGCGCAGGCGGCGTTCTGGTCGACGGCGTGGCTGCTGCCGTTCGCCGCGCTGGTGCCCGCCGCGGGTGTGGCCGGTCTGCTGGCGCTGCCGGTCTTCAGCGTGATCCGGCAGTGCCTGGCCGCGATGGTCCCGGTCGAGCAGCGCAGGATGGGCTTCTCGCTCGACTCGATGCTGGTCGAGCTTTCCTACATGACCGGCCCCGCGCTGGCCGTCGCGGGCATCACCTCCCTGGGGTCCACGTGGACGATGGCGTTGATCGCCGCCGGGCTGGTGTGCGCGGGCGTGGCGCTGATCGCGCTGAACCCGCCCATCCGCTCGGCGGAGGAGCTCAAGGCCGCCACGGGGAAGGTCTCGCGCCGCCAGTGGCTGACCCCGTCGCTCATCGCGCTGCTGGGCACGGTCACCGCGGCCACCTTCATCCTGACCGCCACCGAGCTGTCGCTGGTGGCCACGATCGAGCACGCAGGGCAGACCGAGTGGATCGGGCTGGCCGTGGCCATCTGGTGCGTCTACTCCCTCGTCGGCGGTTTCGTGTACGGCGGGCTGCCGCGCGGCTTCTCCGTCCTCGTCCTGACCGGCCTGATGGGCGCGCTCACCATTCCGGTCGGCCTGGTCGGCGGCGACTGGCGATGGCTGCTCGTGGCCCTGGTGCCCGCGGGCGTGCTCTGCGCGCCCGCGCTCTCCTCCTCCGTCGACACCCTGAGCAGGTGGACCCCTGCCGCCGCGCGCGGCGAGGCCATGGGCCTGCACGGCACCGCGCTGCTGATCGGCGGCGCCTCGTCCGCGCCGATCGCGGGAGCCGTCATCGACGCCCACGGGCCCGCGTGGGCGTTCGCCGTCGCGGGCCTGGTCGGCGTGGTGATGGTGCTGGTCGCACTGCCGTTCTGGAATCGCGCCCCCGAGGCCGAGCCCATGCCCGAACCCGTCCGCGTGAGCTCCTGA
- the panB gene encoding 3-methyl-2-oxobutanoate hydroxymethyltransferase, whose product MSSSLYGGASGRRITVRDLASAKERGEKWPMLTAYDAMTARVFDEAGIPVLLVGDSAAMVVYGYDSTLPVTVDELLPLTAAVVRGSSRALVVADLPFGSYQSSPAQALESAARFMKEAGAHAVKLEGGRRVLPQVESLVAAGVPVMAHLGLTPQSVNTFGGYRVQGRGQAGDELLADAKALQEAGAFAVVLECVPAELAERVTTSITVPTVGIGAGAGTDAQVLVWQDLMGLTPRPAKFVRTYSDLAGEMDRAVRAFAAEVATGAFPTPEHSYS is encoded by the coding sequence ATGTCCTCTTCGCTGTACGGCGGCGCCTCGGGCCGCAGGATCACCGTCCGCGACCTGGCCTCGGCCAAGGAACGCGGTGAGAAGTGGCCGATGCTGACGGCCTACGACGCCATGACCGCGAGGGTGTTCGACGAGGCGGGGATTCCCGTCCTGCTCGTCGGCGACTCGGCCGCGATGGTCGTCTACGGCTACGACTCGACGCTGCCCGTCACCGTCGACGAGCTCCTCCCACTGACCGCGGCCGTGGTGCGTGGCTCGTCCCGCGCCCTGGTGGTCGCCGACCTGCCCTTCGGCTCCTACCAGAGCTCCCCCGCCCAGGCGCTGGAGTCGGCGGCGCGGTTCATGAAGGAGGCGGGGGCCCACGCGGTCAAGCTGGAGGGCGGGCGCCGGGTCCTGCCGCAGGTCGAGTCGCTGGTCGCGGCCGGGGTCCCGGTCATGGCGCACCTCGGGCTGACCCCGCAGTCGGTCAACACCTTCGGCGGCTACCGGGTGCAGGGCCGCGGTCAGGCGGGCGACGAGCTCCTGGCCGACGCGAAGGCGCTGCAGGAGGCGGGCGCGTTCGCGGTGGTCCTGGAGTGCGTCCCCGCCGAGCTGGCCGAGCGGGTGACGACCTCGATCACGGTGCCCACGGTGGGCATCGGCGCGGGGGCGGGCACGGACGCGCAGGTGCTGGTGTGGCAGGATCTGATGGGCCTGACCCCGCGCCCGGCCAAGTTCGTGCGGACGTACTCCGACCTGGCCGGCGAGATGGACAGGGCGGTCCGCGCCTTCGCCGCCGAGGTGGCCACGGGCGCGTTCCCCACGCCCGAGCACTCCTACAGCTGA
- a CDS encoding threonine/serine dehydratase, with amino-acid sequence MTVRYDDVVAAARRIEGRAVRTPVVEISEGLFLKLEVLQHSGSFKVRGAFNRMLSAHVPDSGVIAASGGNHGLAVAYAARALGVRAEIFVPEVCSPVKVAGLRALGANVTQAGAIYSEAAEAAAKRAAETGALEVHAYDHPDVVAGQGTLGLELVEQIGGVDTILVAVGGGGLVAGVTVGAGRGPRVVAVEPALIPTLHEALKAGGPVPVGVSGVAADALGATRLGELAYEIVSAAGVESLLVSDEAIEAARRTLWAEHRVAAEHAGATAYAALTQGVYARERGERVAVVVCGANTDPATLV; translated from the coding sequence GTGACGGTCAGGTACGACGACGTGGTGGCGGCGGCGCGGCGGATCGAGGGACGCGCGGTGCGCACCCCGGTCGTCGAGATCTCCGAGGGGTTGTTCCTCAAGCTGGAGGTGCTGCAGCACTCGGGCTCGTTCAAGGTGCGCGGCGCCTTCAACAGGATGCTGTCGGCGCACGTCCCCGACAGCGGGGTGATCGCGGCCAGCGGCGGCAACCACGGGCTCGCGGTCGCCTACGCGGCCAGGGCGCTGGGCGTGCGGGCGGAGATCTTCGTGCCCGAGGTGTGCAGCCCGGTGAAGGTGGCGGGGCTGCGGGCGCTCGGCGCGAACGTCACGCAGGCGGGGGCGATCTACTCGGAGGCGGCCGAGGCGGCGGCCAAGCGGGCCGCGGAGACGGGCGCGCTGGAGGTGCACGCCTACGACCACCCTGACGTCGTGGCCGGCCAGGGCACGCTCGGCCTGGAGCTGGTCGAGCAGATCGGCGGCGTCGACACGATCCTGGTCGCCGTGGGCGGCGGCGGTCTGGTCGCGGGCGTCACCGTCGGCGCGGGACGCGGGCCCAGGGTGGTCGCCGTGGAGCCCGCGCTGATCCCCACGCTGCACGAGGCGCTGAAGGCGGGCGGGCCCGTCCCCGTCGGCGTGAGCGGCGTCGCCGCCGACGCGCTGGGCGCCACCAGGCTCGGCGAGCTCGCCTACGAGATCGTCTCCGCCGCGGGCGTCGAGAGCCTGCTGGTCTCCGACGAGGCGATCGAGGCGGCCCGCCGCACGCTCTGGGCCGAGCACCGCGTGGCCGCGGAGCACGCGGGCGCCACCGCCTACGCCGCGCTGACGCAGGGTGTCTACGCCCGCGAGCGGGGAGAGAGGGTCGCGGTGGTGGTGTGCGGGGCCAACACCGACCCCGCCACCCTTGTCTGA
- a CDS encoding ArsR/SmtB family transcription factor — MLTSLRALASEPRLRILDWLKDPVAHFPPQVDGDLVEDGVCSIFIATKLGMTQPSATAHLKILERAGLIRGTKIKQWVFYRRDETRIAELKRTIEREL; from the coding sequence GTGTTAACGAGTCTTCGCGCGCTGGCCAGTGAGCCGAGGCTGCGCATCCTCGACTGGCTCAAGGACCCCGTCGCCCACTTCCCTCCCCAGGTGGACGGGGATCTGGTGGAGGACGGCGTGTGCTCGATCTTCATCGCCACCAAGCTCGGCATGACCCAGCCGAGCGCGACGGCGCATCTGAAGATCCTCGAAAGGGCCGGACTCATCCGCGGGACGAAGATCAAACAATGGGTCTTCTACCGGCGGGACGAGACACGGATCGCCGAGCTGAAGCGCACGATCGAGCGGGAGCTGTAG
- a CDS encoding trans-sulfuration enzyme family protein yields MTELRPETRAVHLPKPVISGSVPISVPIYQTSGFVFDDPEVFADGMGRPDGAFVYGRLSNPTVRSLEDAVAGLEGGVAAVATSSGMGAVNAVLLGLLKPGDHLIAQKALYGGTAAMINDLASRFGISVTHVAEDDPEALRAAVRPETRLVYLETIANPVCQVADLPAMCAAAKDLGLVSVVDNTFASPLLCRPLEHGADIVIHSTTKYLSGHTDVLGGIAVFAADELYRKVWHFAIELGSTPDPFAAWLTLRGMQTLPLRMERHCANTRVLATRLAEHPAVSAVHWPGLPSHPSHDVAVKLLPEFGGVFSFDLAGGRAAGERFMSALKLALLAPSLGGVETLVLHPATTSHRSLSAEELGRHGISEGTVRVAVGIEHAEDLWADFAQALG; encoded by the coding sequence ATGACCGAACTGCGCCCCGAGACCCGAGCCGTCCACCTCCCCAAGCCCGTGATCAGCGGAAGCGTCCCGATCTCGGTGCCGATCTACCAGACCTCTGGGTTCGTCTTCGACGATCCCGAGGTCTTCGCCGACGGGATGGGCAGGCCCGACGGGGCCTTCGTGTACGGCAGGCTCTCCAACCCCACGGTCCGCTCGCTCGAGGACGCCGTGGCCGGCCTGGAGGGCGGCGTCGCCGCCGTCGCCACCTCCTCGGGGATGGGCGCGGTCAACGCGGTCCTGCTCGGCCTGCTCAAGCCGGGCGACCATCTGATCGCGCAGAAGGCGCTGTACGGCGGGACCGCCGCCATGATCAACGACCTCGCCTCCAGGTTCGGCATCTCCGTCACCCACGTCGCCGAGGACGACCCCGAGGCCCTGCGGGCGGCGGTGCGCCCCGAGACCAGGCTCGTCTACCTGGAGACCATCGCCAACCCCGTCTGCCAGGTCGCCGACCTGCCCGCGATGTGCGCGGCCGCCAAGGATCTGGGCCTGGTCTCGGTGGTGGACAACACCTTCGCCTCGCCGCTCCTCTGCCGCCCGCTGGAGCACGGCGCCGACATCGTGATCCACTCGACCACGAAGTACCTGTCGGGGCACACGGACGTGCTCGGCGGGATCGCCGTCTTCGCCGCCGACGAGCTGTACCGCAAGGTGTGGCACTTCGCGATCGAGCTGGGCTCGACCCCCGACCCCTTCGCCGCCTGGCTGACCCTGCGCGGCATGCAGACGCTGCCGCTGCGGATGGAGCGGCACTGCGCGAACACCCGCGTGCTGGCCACCCGGCTGGCCGAGCACCCGGCCGTCAGCGCCGTCCACTGGCCCGGGCTGCCCTCGCACCCCTCGCACGACGTGGCGGTCAAGCTGCTGCCCGAGTTCGGCGGGGTGTTCTCCTTCGACCTGGCGGGCGGACGCGCCGCGGGCGAGCGTTTCATGAGCGCGCTGAAGCTGGCGCTGCTGGCTCCCTCGCTCGGTGGGGTGGAGACGCTGGTGCTGCATCCCGCGACGACCTCGCACAGGTCGCTGAGCGCCGAGGAGCTCGGACGGCACGGGATCTCCGAGGGGACGGTCCGCGTGGCGGTGGGCATCGAGCACGCCGAGGACCTCTGGGCCGACTTCGCCCAGGCCCTGGGCTGA
- a CDS encoding PLP-dependent aminotransferase family protein yields the protein MNEANLAELADLTELLGRWASGRGPLYLLLAARLRDLIDDGLLPPGAALPPDRVLARGLAVARGTVVAAYDLLQQEGRVVRRRGSGTRVAAADLPATRATNEVGSNPLLSHILHPPDGVTLLTCAAPDEPPPLLAEAFRQAVSLLPARDLGYHPAGHPALRAAIAAYYDGRGLPTDPSQIMVTTGAQQAITLLTDLLVGPGDVVQTESPTYPGALEVFRHGAAVIRPGLDPGERPALIYVIPTASNPAGGIMDTAARRRLAAAATEHDVPLIDDEVCAELCFSGPTPPPLASFTAGEQVITIASLSKLVWGGLRVGWIRAAAPLVSRLARLRAVHDLGGDVLSQLAAVSVLSRLPEVRQERVETLRHRHDHLLSRLRARLPSWEVSPALGGQNVWVRLPRGDADTFAQVALRHGVAIPPGRSFDPLGGHADHLRLHFLFRPDELTAAIDALAQAWEAYDGSRHPASRHTLIV from the coding sequence ATGAATGAGGCCAATCTTGCGGAGCTCGCCGATCTGACGGAGCTGCTCGGCCGGTGGGCGTCCGGCAGAGGCCCGCTCTACCTGCTGCTCGCCGCCCGCCTGCGCGACCTGATCGACGACGGGCTGCTGCCGCCAGGCGCCGCGCTGCCACCCGACCGCGTCCTGGCCAGGGGGCTCGCGGTGGCGAGGGGCACCGTCGTCGCCGCCTACGACCTGCTCCAGCAGGAGGGCAGGGTGGTCCGCAGAAGAGGGAGCGGCACCCGCGTGGCCGCCGCCGACCTGCCCGCCACCCGCGCGACCAACGAGGTGGGCAGCAACCCGCTGCTGTCCCACATCCTCCATCCGCCGGACGGCGTCACGCTGCTCACCTGCGCCGCGCCCGACGAGCCGCCGCCGCTGCTGGCCGAGGCGTTCAGGCAGGCGGTGTCGCTGCTGCCCGCGCGCGACCTCGGCTACCACCCCGCCGGGCATCCCGCCCTCCGCGCGGCGATCGCCGCCTACTACGACGGTCGCGGTCTGCCCACGGACCCGTCGCAGATCATGGTGACCACCGGCGCCCAGCAGGCCATCACGCTGCTCACCGACCTGCTGGTCGGCCCCGGCGACGTCGTGCAGACCGAGTCGCCCACCTACCCCGGCGCGCTGGAGGTCTTCCGGCACGGCGCCGCCGTGATCCGCCCCGGCCTCGATCCCGGCGAGCGCCCCGCCCTGATCTACGTCATCCCCACCGCCAGCAACCCCGCCGGTGGGATCATGGACACCGCCGCGCGCAGGCGGCTGGCCGCCGCGGCCACCGAGCACGACGTCCCGCTCATCGACGACGAGGTCTGCGCGGAGCTGTGCTTCTCCGGCCCGACGCCGCCCCCGCTGGCCTCGTTCACCGCGGGCGAGCAGGTCATCACGATCGCCTCGCTGAGCAAGCTCGTCTGGGGCGGGCTGCGCGTGGGCTGGATCCGCGCCGCCGCCCCGCTCGTGTCCAGGCTGGCCAGGCTGCGCGCCGTCCACGATCTCGGCGGCGACGTGCTGTCCCAGCTGGCCGCGGTCTCAGTGCTGTCCCGCCTGCCGGAGGTACGGCAGGAGCGCGTCGAGACCCTCCGCCACCGGCACGACCACCTGCTCTCGCGGCTGCGCGCCAGGCTCCCCTCCTGGGAGGTCTCCCCCGCGCTCGGCGGCCAGAACGTCTGGGTCCGGCTCCCGCGCGGCGACGCCGACACCTTCGCCCAGGTGGCACTCAGGCACGGGGTGGCCATCCCGCCCGGGCGCTCGTTCGATCCGCTCGGTGGGCACGCCGATCACCTGCGACTGCACTTCCTCTTCAGGCCCGACGAGCTCACGGCGGCGATCGACGCGCTGGCGCAGGCATGGGAGGCCTACGACGGCTCCCGCCACCCCGCCTCCCGCCACACCCTGATCGTCTGA
- a CDS encoding ABC transporter ATP-binding protein: MIQVNGLTKSYGDFQAVKGISFEALPGEVFALLGRNGAGKTTTMEVLAGFQRADAGEARVLGLDPAKDRRQVRRRTGIMLQEAGFFPDLTVAQTVESWRAFTPAARPTHEMLDLAGLLDRAGTKVRQLSGGEKRRLDLALAVLGRPDVLFLDEPTTGMDPEARRSTWDVVRGIAAEGTTILLTTHYLDEAQRLATRMAIMDHGEIVASGGMAETLAAQAGRVSFELPDGISPRELPLPVTMAGAVATCRAEDPDLAAQRLLSWAAEKGLRLRGLEVRTASLEDLFLEGIGNA; this comes from the coding sequence ATGATCCAGGTGAACGGACTCACCAAGAGCTACGGAGACTTCCAGGCGGTGAAGGGCATCTCGTTCGAGGCCCTCCCCGGCGAGGTCTTCGCGCTCCTGGGCAGGAACGGGGCGGGCAAGACCACCACCATGGAGGTCCTGGCGGGCTTCCAGCGGGCCGACGCGGGCGAGGCGCGCGTGCTCGGCCTCGACCCGGCGAAGGACCGCAGGCAGGTACGGCGGCGCACCGGCATCATGCTGCAGGAGGCCGGGTTCTTCCCCGACCTGACCGTCGCGCAGACCGTCGAGTCGTGGCGCGCCTTCACCCCCGCGGCCAGGCCCACGCACGAGATGCTCGACCTGGCGGGCCTGCTCGACCGGGCGGGCACGAAGGTCAGGCAGCTGTCGGGCGGGGAGAAGCGCAGACTCGACCTCGCCCTTGCCGTGCTCGGCCGTCCCGACGTGCTGTTCCTCGACGAGCCGACCACCGGCATGGACCCCGAGGCGCGCAGGAGCACGTGGGACGTCGTCCGCGGCATCGCCGCCGAGGGCACCACGATCCTGCTGACGACGCACTACCTCGACGAGGCGCAGCGGCTCGCCACCAGGATGGCGATCATGGACCACGGCGAGATCGTGGCCAGCGGCGGCATGGCCGAGACGCTGGCCGCGCAGGCGGGCAGGGTCTCGTTCGAGCTGCCCGACGGCATCTCGCCGCGGGAGCTGCCGCTCCCGGTGACCATGGCGGGCGCCGTCGCCACCTGTAGGGCCGAGGACCCCGACCTGGCCGCGCAGCGGCTGCTGAGCTGGGCCGCGGAGAAGGGCCTGCGGCTGCGCGGGCTCGAGGTGCGGACGGCCTCGCTGGAAGACCTGTTCCTCGAAGGGATCGGCAATGCGTGA
- a CDS encoding ABC transporter permease, translating to MREFMAVARFGGRLYWRDKVALSTSVALSLGLGIGLPYLMAKVRPGAPGVLLDSHLGLLAMIMTIAAVMQTAVTLTARRDQLILKRMRATGLNDREIIGGEIGNIAAQTALLALVVTIVLYVVAGLQTPRQPLVLVAFVVVGAAVLSLLGAAWTVVISRSELAAVITMPWFMLAGLGAGGFGPVVELLPSWVGTVLNLLPTGGIVEGARFAYTGQGNLPFALLNLAVWTAIGLVVIRHRFRWEPRKS from the coding sequence ATGCGTGAGTTCATGGCGGTGGCGCGGTTCGGCGGCAGGCTCTACTGGCGCGACAAGGTCGCCCTCTCCACCTCGGTGGCTCTCTCGCTGGGGCTCGGCATCGGCCTGCCCTATCTGATGGCGAAGGTGCGGCCGGGCGCCCCCGGCGTGCTGCTCGACTCGCACCTGGGCCTGCTGGCCATGATCATGACGATCGCCGCGGTCATGCAGACCGCGGTCACCCTGACCGCGCGCCGGGATCAGCTGATCCTCAAGCGGATGCGGGCCACGGGGCTGAACGACCGCGAGATCATCGGCGGTGAGATCGGCAACATCGCCGCGCAGACCGCGCTGCTCGCCCTGGTCGTGACCATCGTCCTGTACGTCGTGGCGGGGCTGCAGACGCCGCGGCAGCCGCTGGTCCTGGTGGCGTTCGTGGTCGTGGGCGCGGCGGTCCTGTCGCTGCTCGGCGCGGCCTGGACGGTGGTCATCTCGCGGTCGGAGCTGGCCGCGGTCATCACGATGCCCTGGTTCATGCTGGCGGGGCTGGGCGCGGGCGGGTTCGGACCGGTCGTCGAGTTGCTCCCCTCGTGGGTGGGCACGGTGCTGAACCTGCTGCCCACCGGCGGGATCGTCGAGGGCGCCCGCTTCGCCTACACGGGACAGGGGAACCTCCCGTTCGCCCTGCTCAACCTGGCGGTCTGGACCGCGATCGGACTGGTCGTCATCCGCCACCGGTTCCGGTGGGAGCCCAGGAAGTCATAA
- a CDS encoding sensor histidine kinase — protein MTSAAVRRFSVVVITAVSTCYTLIGVGLYLARADLGVHAGVLAATAGTAVPHVLHIRAGLRGVRPRYLPLTLLVQAVAAYLPDFLLPYGWSGNVAPLFAGALLVLLPLWLGGPLAGLVTLYQGVAIMGVSGGAWPIAIFYAVTVLTTGAMIYALVRSSRMAAELDQARAELAEAAVLRERLRISRDLHDGLGRSLTAIALKGDLAARLVERDPVSARSEVTELVQVAREAVQDVRHVARGYREMSLRGETDRAVALLEASGVDCQVNLAAAALPRASEEALAWGVREGVTNILRHSRATTCSITTSVRAGAARLEIVNDSASTAPPPVEAARVTPGTGLTGLGERASQAGGAVTAEATATGGFRLTMEVPA, from the coding sequence ATGACCTCCGCCGCCGTGCGACGTTTCTCCGTTGTCGTGATCACCGCAGTCTCCACCTGTTACACCCTGATCGGCGTCGGTCTCTACCTCGCCCGCGCCGATCTCGGCGTCCACGCCGGGGTCCTCGCCGCGACCGCGGGCACCGCCGTCCCGCACGTCCTCCACATCAGGGCCGGGCTGCGCGGCGTCCGGCCGCGCTACCTCCCGCTGACCCTCCTGGTGCAGGCCGTCGCCGCGTATCTGCCCGACTTCCTGCTCCCGTACGGCTGGTCGGGCAACGTCGCGCCGCTGTTCGCCGGGGCGCTGCTGGTCCTGCTGCCGCTCTGGCTCGGCGGCCCGCTGGCCGGGCTGGTGACCCTCTACCAGGGCGTGGCCATCATGGGCGTGTCGGGCGGCGCCTGGCCGATCGCGATCTTCTACGCCGTCACCGTTCTCACCACGGGGGCGATGATCTACGCGCTGGTCAGGAGCAGCCGCATGGCCGCCGAGCTGGACCAGGCCAGGGCGGAGCTCGCGGAGGCCGCGGTGCTCAGGGAGCGCCTGCGGATCTCCCGTGACCTGCACGACGGCCTCGGCCGCAGCCTCACCGCGATCGCACTGAAGGGCGATCTGGCGGCCCGGCTGGTCGAGCGCGACCCGGTCTCGGCCCGGTCCGAGGTCACCGAGCTGGTGCAGGTCGCCCGCGAGGCGGTCCAGGACGTACGGCACGTGGCCCGCGGCTACCGGGAGATGTCGCTGAGGGGCGAGACGGACCGGGCGGTGGCGCTGCTGGAGGCGTCGGGGGTCGACTGCCAGGTCAACCTGGCCGCGGCGGCCCTGCCGAGGGCGTCGGAGGAGGCGCTGGCATGGGGCGTCCGCGAGGGCGTGACGAACATCCTGCGGCACAGCCGCGCCACCACCTGCTCCATCACCACCTCGGTGCGGGCGGGCGCGGCCCGCCTCGAGATCGTCAACGACAGCGCATCCACGGCACCTCCGCCGGTCGAAGCCGCCCGCGTGACGCCGGGCACCGGCCTCACCGGACTGGGCGAGCGCGCCTCCCAGGCGGGCGGCGCCGTCACCGCCGAGGCGACCGCCACCGGCGGCTTCCGCCTCACCATGGAGGTCCCGGCGTGA
- a CDS encoding response regulator transcription factor — protein MIRVLLAEDMHMIRAALTALLRLESDIDVVAEVTRGDEIVPTAMEVRPDVAVVDIDLPVVDGITAAAELRTRLPSCRILVLTAMGQPGQVRRALSAGIEAFLVKDAPGDRLAEAIRRTAAGLRVLDADLVASAMEYGESPLTQRERTVLGEAARGATAEEIAARLHLSAGTVRNYLTGAITKTGAKNKIDAIRIAQDAGWL, from the coding sequence GTGATCAGGGTGCTGCTGGCCGAGGACATGCACATGATCAGGGCGGCGCTGACGGCGCTGCTGCGCCTGGAGTCCGACATCGACGTGGTCGCCGAGGTGACCAGGGGCGACGAGATCGTGCCCACCGCGATGGAGGTCAGGCCCGACGTGGCGGTCGTGGACATCGACCTGCCGGTCGTCGACGGCATCACCGCCGCCGCCGAGCTGCGCACGCGCCTGCCGTCCTGCCGGATCCTGGTGCTGACCGCGATGGGCCAGCCAGGCCAGGTACGGCGGGCGCTGTCGGCGGGCATCGAGGCGTTCCTGGTGAAGGACGCCCCCGGCGATCGCCTCGCCGAGGCGATCAGGCGCACCGCCGCAGGGCTGCGGGTGCTCGACGCCGACCTGGTCGCCTCGGCCATGGAGTACGGCGAGAGCCCGCTCACCCAGCGCGAGCGCACGGTCCTCGGCGAGGCGGCGCGGGGCGCGACGGCGGAGGAGATCGCCGCCCGCCTGCACCTGTCGGCCGGGACCGTGCGCAACTACCTGACCGGCGCGATCACCAAGACGGGCGCCAAGAACAAGATCGACGCCATCCGCATCGCCCAGGACGCGGGCTGGCTGTGA
- the npdG gene encoding NADPH-dependent F420 reductase → MTDLPEVSGLTIGILGGTGDQGKGLARRFALAGHPVLIGSRNAGRAQEAADSIGNGARGAENATVATEADIVIVAVPWDGHKATLEALREPLAGKIVIDCVNPLGFDKQGAYALPVEEGSAAQQAAAVLPDSRVVAAFHHVSAVLLLDPAVDKVDLDVLVLGDDREATDTVQALAAAIPGVRGVYGGRLRNAHQVEALTANLISINRRYKAHAGVRLTDV, encoded by the coding sequence ATGACTGACCTTCCCGAAGTGAGCGGATTGACCATCGGCATCCTGGGCGGCACCGGCGACCAGGGCAAGGGACTGGCCCGGCGCTTCGCCCTGGCCGGACACCCCGTGCTCATCGGCTCCCGCAACGCAGGACGCGCCCAGGAGGCCGCCGACTCGATCGGCAACGGCGCCAGGGGCGCGGAGAACGCCACGGTCGCCACCGAGGCCGACATCGTGATCGTCGCCGTGCCGTGGGACGGGCACAAGGCCACCCTCGAGGCGCTGCGCGAACCGCTGGCCGGCAAGATCGTGATCGACTGCGTCAACCCGCTGGGCTTCGACAAGCAGGGCGCGTACGCGCTGCCCGTCGAGGAGGGCTCGGCCGCCCAGCAGGCCGCGGCGGTGTTGCCGGACAGCCGCGTGGTGGCCGCCTTCCATCACGTGTCCGCGGTGCTGCTGCTCGACCCCGCGGTGGACAAGGTCGACCTGGACGTGCTGGTCCTCGGCGACGACCGCGAGGCGACCGACACCGTCCAGGCCCTCGCCGCGGCGATCCCCGGGGTCCGCGGGGTGTACGGCGGGCGGCTGCGCAACGCGCACCAGGTCGAGGCGCTCACGGCCAACCTCATCTCGATCAACCGGCGCTACAAGGCGCACGCGGGGGTCCGTCTCACGGACGTCTGA